The genomic stretch CATCGGTTACATCGCACGGGAGGACGAGCGCCTCTCCGCCGAGAGCCCGACATTGGTCCGCAACGAGTTCCAGCTTCTTCCTGGACCGCGAGAGCAGCGCTACCCTCGCGCCGGCTTCCCGGGCAAACGCCAGCGCAACCGACGCTCCGATTCCCTGACTGGCTCCTGTAATTACGACGACCGGTTGGCTCACGTTGTTCAGCTGCCGTTGATGAGTCGCATGAATTCCGAACGCGTCGCAGGATTTAGAAACTGCCCGCTCATCGCGCTTGTCGTCGTTACGGAGTGCTGCTTCTCCGCTCCCCGCATCATCATGCACAGATGCTGTGCTTCGATGACCACAGCCACACCGTCCGGCTCAAGCACGTCGTTCACGGCATCTCGAATCTGGATCGTAAGTCGTTCTTGAACCTGCAATCGCCGCGCAAATACATCCACGACACGCGGCAGTTTGCTGAGTCCCACAATTCGTCCGTTTGGGATGTAGGCCACGTGCGCCTTCCCGAAAAACGGAAGCATGTGATGTTCGCAGAGGGAATACACCTCGATGTCCTTGACGAGGATCATCTCACTGTAGTCCTCCTCAAACAAAGCCGACGTCAGGATCTCGTATGGATCCATGCGATAACCCTGAGTCAGGAACTGATACGCCTTTGCCACGCGCTGTGGCGTTTTCACGAGTCCCTCGCGTTCAGGATCCTCACCCAGAAGCGAAAGCGTCTTCGAAACGTGGGAAGACAGTTGCTCGGTGGTCTCGCCGTCGTATTTCT from Rhodothermales bacterium encodes the following:
- the folE gene encoding GTP cyclohydrolase I FolE, producing MNPNGVSLSDHALLDDDDFGQKLYERVEKYDGETTEQLSSHVSKTLSLLGEDPEREGLVKTPQRVAKAYQFLTQGYRMDPYEILTSALFEEDYSEMILVKDIEVYSLCEHHMLPFFGKAHVAYIPNGRIVGLSKLPRVVDVFARRLQVQERLTIQIRDAVNDVLEPDGVAVVIEAQHLCMMMRGAEKQHSVTTTSAMSGQFLNPATRSEFMRLINGS